In [Phormidium] sp. ETS-05, the genomic window TTGTCCTTTGTTTATTCATATAAGGGGACAAGTGACAAGGGACAAGTGACAAGGGACAAGGGACTAATGACCAGGGACTAATGACAAATGAGAAGTATCGCTTTTGAGTTCCATTATCCACTTATCCCCCTTGCGAACACACTTTGTCAAACTACATAGGGAAGCGGGCACCCACTCCGTATCGGGGGCTAATCCCAGAGCTGTCCCCTCCACTGAAGCCCCATGTCCCACAAATAATATATCTTCGGGAAATTCTGCGGTGAGCATTTGCGCGATTTCTCGCGTTCTCGCCGCACAGTCGATATCAGTTTCGGGATATTCTGGGACAAGCCGTGATTGATAGTGGGGATCAATTCGGGGAAAAAGTTGCAGCAATTCATCCCGTGAGCGTCTTTGGGGAGGCACCGGAAACCATTCCGGCGTCAGAAATTCGCTCAAACCCGCTTCTAATTTCACCGGTAAATCCAGCACTTGCGCCACCGCACAAGCTGTTTGCACTGTGCGCAAAAACGGCGAAGCAAAGATATGGGCAATATTTTCCCCCGCCAAGCGACGCGCTAAGGCTTTGGCTTGCTCCATCCCATCATCAGATAAGGGCGGATCATAGGGTAATTCCGCCGTGTCGAACCACTCCGGATGCACGAAATCCAGCCGGTTGGCGTGTCTCGCAATCCACACTGTTTGCCCCATCTACTTCCCCTGGTCATCTGCTCGCAAATTTTCTGCCAGCATATTATACTAAACCAGTGGCTACATCCTTCTATTTTGATACAGCACTTTATCGAATGATAAGCCACTATTCATTGCCCCTCTCCCTTTCTGGGAGAGGGGTCAGGGGTGAGGGGCTAGATAAACCGGCAAACCGCTGTATCACTTCATCAAACATTCCCCCCCCAATACCACAAATTTATCATTTTCCCACACAGTGCAGACCTCTGCTAATCGCGATAAAGCTGGAGTTTCTCCACGTTGGAGCGTCTCTAAGCTGTTTTTCACCGTCATAACTAACTCATCTTGGGGAAATTTTTTGGTTGTATATTCATCCAGCCACTCGTTTTCCTCAAAATAACCGGGGGTAAATGCGGCGCGGTCTAATAGCCAAAAATCAATGCCATATTTTGCGATTAACTCTCGCATCGGGGCTGAGTTGGGGCTATATTGGGCTTGAATTACTGCGGCTGTGCGTTGGCGAAATTTTTGGTAGTAACCCAAGTGATAGGGGATGGCATATTCCCGCCCCACTAAAATCGATCGCTGGGCAAAGGTGGGCAAAAAGTGCCCTTCTTCGGCTATAGATGCAATTAAGATATCTTGCGGTTGCTTTTGAAAAAATTGGTAAAGTTCTACTGCTTTCCCAGTTTTGTAGTAAGGACGGGGAAAGTGAGAGACGGTGAGGGGGTATAATAATAATGCGGTTACGATTATCCCGGCAATAATTAAGCCTTGGCGGGACTGATAGCGCAGTTTGTCGGTAATTATGGCGATACATATTCCTGCGGCTAATGCTAGGACGATTTGCAGGGTGTGGGTGGTGTAACGCGATGGCAGATGCAGTGTGAATAGGAGGGCGTGAGCGGCAAAAAATAGGGTAAAAGCTGTGATGGTGATTTGGGGTAAGATAATGATATCATGGCTGATTTTTTTTGTCAAGGGAAATGTTTGGCTATACCGCTGAACTAGGGGCAAGAGTAACCCGAACCAACAGGCAATAGCCATGCGGTTGGGGAGGCAGCCGCTGCGGCGAGAAGATAGCCAAAATTCGTCTAGTCTATCTGTGAAAAACTCGCTCCTTCCCCCAGACCAAAATTCGGGTAATTCTTTTGCCGCTGCGAGGGAAATGGTTGGACCAAAATCGCTGGTTTGCCATACATAAGGCAGCATCACCGCCACCGCCGTCACCAAACCGGCTAACTCAAACATCCCTTTTCTCTTGAGGAATTTGGCCGGATTTAGAGGAAATATGGGCGCTAAGAACCCATTTTTTGACTGGAGCAACCGCCAGATTAAAATCCCTGCTTCCACTAAGACCGACTGGGGATAAAATAGTCCGGTGAGGACGATCGCCAGTAAACAAGGCAGCAATGACCCCTCCAATAAGAACAGCAAAAAAGCCAAAAACAGTGGGTAAACAAAGGCTCTGGGCGTAGCCGAAGCCAAATCATCTTTCATCCACAAACTTTGATTCAGGATTAAACTCCCCATAAACGCCGCCATTGGCACAGGAAATAAGCGCATCGACAGGCGAAATGTTAAAATCGTTGTCAAAATTCCCAAAGGCAGAGGCAGTAGTTTATTCAACAATAGGGGCGGTATGCTCAAAGTTGCCCCCAAATGATATAATTTCACATAGCCCTGGGGGGCGACAGACTGAAAATAATCGGCAATTAAATCCCCTGGGAAAAAACCAGGGTCTAAAAACCGCTGCATCCAAAACACGTGCTGTCTGGCATCATCTTGTACCACATACTCCCCATCAAAAGCCATCCCTAAAGCCAGCAGTCCATAAACCGCCGCCATTGTCAGGCTCAGCCACCACCAAAATTGTTGTTTATCCCAGTATTTATTAATTTTCATAGCAATTGTAGGGTGGGCAAAACCACCAATCCCGCTTTCCTGACTAGAAATCATTATATGGGCTTTTGCCCACCGGACAATAATGATACAGTGCTTTGTCAAATGATCTTGTCCAACTCAAAAGCCCCTCTCCCTTTCTGGTCGAGGGGTTTGGGGTGAGGGAATTTCTCAGATCCACTAGCAAACCGCTGTATAATAGATTTTGGCGGGGAATCGGTAAGATTTCCCGATCGGCCAGGGTGGTATCACCCCACATACCCACATAAGGGACTAATGGAGCAATGACAATTCGGGCAAGATTTTGGCAAAATTGGCACCAATGGAACTGGTGGCGGTTATTACTGATAATTGTCTTGGCGTTGGGAATATGCTTTCGCTTGGTTAACCTCGATCGCAAGGTTTACTGGGAAGACGAAGCCGCCACCTCCTTGCGCATATCC contains:
- a CDS encoding histidine phosphatase family protein, whose protein sequence is MGQTVWIARHANRLDFVHPEWFDTAELPYDPPLSDDGMEQAKALARRLAGENIAHIFASPFLRTVQTACAVAQVLDLPVKLEAGLSEFLTPEWFPVPPQRRSRDELLQLFPRIDPHYQSRLVPEYPETDIDCAARTREIAQMLTAEFPEDILFVGHGASVEGTALGLAPDTEWVPASLCSLTKCVRKGDKWIMELKSDTSHLSLVPGH